One Mycobacterium sp. SMC-4 DNA window includes the following coding sequences:
- a CDS encoding FtsW/RodA/SpoVE family cell cycle protein, translating into MTTPTQSPGVATPTLPDRRNAELLLLGFAALITTVALLLVEANQEQGLDWDLAQYTIGYLALFGGAHLAVRRFAPYADPLLLPLVALLNGLGLVMIHRLDLAEGTTTAQGLGGSANQQMLWTLVGVIGFSAVVFLLRDHRSLSRYGYICGLSGLILLAIPAVLPRSMSEQNGAKIWIKLPGFSIQPAEFSKILLLIFFAAVLVSKRDLFTSAGKHWLGMDLPRPRDLAPLLAAWIASIAVMIFEKDLGTSLLLYASFLVLVYIATERFSWVVLGLALFAAGSIVAYYIFDHVQVRVQTWLDPFADPEGAGYQMVQSLFSFATGGIFGTGLGNGQPGTVPAASTDFIIAAVGEELGLVGLAAVLMLYTIVVIRGLRTAIAVRDSFGKLLAAGLASTLAIQLFIVVGGVTRLIPLTGLTTPWMSYGGSSLVANYLLLAILIRISHSARRPLVSKPLPAGNIAASNTEVIEKV; encoded by the coding sequence ATGACGACCCCGACGCAGTCCCCCGGCGTGGCAACCCCGACGCTGCCTGACCGCCGCAACGCCGAACTGCTGTTGCTCGGTTTCGCGGCGCTGATCACCACGGTGGCACTGCTGCTCGTCGAAGCCAACCAGGAACAGGGCCTGGACTGGGACCTGGCCCAGTACACCATCGGCTACCTGGCGTTGTTCGGCGGCGCGCACCTGGCCGTGCGACGTTTCGCCCCGTACGCCGACCCGCTGCTGCTGCCCCTGGTGGCGTTGCTGAACGGCCTGGGACTGGTCATGATTCACCGCCTCGACCTCGCCGAAGGCACCACCACCGCACAAGGCTTGGGCGGCTCGGCCAATCAGCAGATGCTGTGGACGCTGGTCGGGGTGATCGGGTTCTCGGCCGTGGTGTTCCTGTTGCGTGACCACAGGTCGCTGTCGCGATACGGCTACATCTGCGGCCTGAGCGGCCTGATCCTGTTGGCCATCCCCGCCGTGCTGCCCCGATCGATGTCGGAGCAGAACGGCGCCAAGATCTGGATCAAGTTGCCGGGCTTCTCGATCCAGCCCGCCGAGTTCTCCAAGATCCTGCTGCTGATCTTCTTCGCCGCGGTGCTGGTGTCCAAGCGCGATCTGTTCACCAGCGCCGGCAAGCACTGGCTGGGCATGGATCTGCCCCGTCCGCGCGACCTGGCGCCGCTACTGGCCGCCTGGATCGCCTCGATCGCGGTGATGATCTTCGAGAAGGACCTGGGCACCTCGCTGTTGCTCTACGCGTCGTTCTTGGTGCTGGTCTACATCGCCACCGAACGATTCAGCTGGGTGGTGCTGGGACTTGCGCTGTTCGCCGCCGGCAGCATCGTGGCGTACTACATCTTCGACCACGTCCAAGTGCGCGTGCAGACCTGGCTCGACCCCTTCGCCGACCCCGAGGGCGCCGGCTACCAGATGGTGCAGTCGCTGTTCAGCTTCGCCACCGGCGGGATCTTCGGCACCGGGTTGGGTAACGGCCAGCCCGGCACCGTACCCGCCGCGTCGACGGACTTCATCATCGCCGCCGTCGGTGAGGAACTCGGCCTGGTCGGTCTGGCCGCGGTGCTGATGCTCTACACCATCGTGGTCATCCGCGGACTGCGCACCGCGATCGCGGTGCGTGACAGCTTCGGCAAACTGTTGGCCGCCGGCCTGGCTTCGACGCTGGCCATTCAGCTGTTCATCGTGGTGGGCGGGGTGACCCGGCTGATCCCGCTGACCGGCCTGACCACCCCGTGGATGTCCTACGGCGGTTCGTCGCTGGTGGCCAACTACCTGCTGTTGGCCATCCTGATCCGCATCTCGCACTCGGCGCGACGCCCGCTGGTCAGCAAGCCGCTACCGGCCGGCAACATCGCCGCGTCCAATACCGAGGTGATCGAGAAGGTATGA
- a CDS encoding PP2C family serine/threonine-protein phosphatase, with protein MTLALRYAARSDRGLVRANNEDSVYAGARLLALADGMGGHAAGEVASQLVIAALAHLDDDEPGGDILSKLDAAVREGNSAIAEHVEADPELEGMGTTLTAILFAGNRLGLVHIGDSRGYLLRDGELTQITKDDTFVQTLVDEGRITAEEAHSHPQRSLIMRALTGHEVEPTLIMREARAGDRYLLCSDGLSDPVSQETIAEALQIPDVAESADRLIELALRGGGPDNVTVVVADVVDVTSYDYGQTQPILAGAVSGDDDQSAPPNTAAGRASAFNPKRTAAKRVVPQPEEPPPRPRSRRRMYIAAAVVVLLVLAGLAVGREIIRSNYYVTEHEGIVSIMRGVQGSFLGYPLQEPYLLGCLNARNELSLISAGQTSDNLGCRLLAVADMRPSERAQVIAGLPSGSLDDAIRQIEELSRSSVLPVCAPRTTTRQPAPSPTTSPGAPPPATTGPAPTPTPSPRPGATPGPAPETPRTVTSPAPAPPPPPPPPTVTALPPPPPQPGTNCREVA; from the coding sequence GTGACCCTTGCCCTGCGCTACGCCGCCCGCAGCGACCGAGGGCTGGTCCGCGCCAACAACGAGGACTCGGTCTACGCCGGCGCGCGACTGCTCGCGCTCGCCGACGGCATGGGCGGCCACGCCGCCGGTGAGGTGGCCTCCCAGCTGGTGATCGCCGCGCTGGCACACCTCGACGACGACGAACCCGGCGGCGACATCCTCAGCAAGCTCGACGCCGCGGTGCGCGAAGGCAACTCCGCGATCGCCGAACATGTCGAAGCCGACCCCGAACTCGAGGGCATGGGCACGACATTGACGGCGATCCTGTTCGCCGGTAATCGTCTCGGTCTGGTCCACATCGGTGACTCGCGCGGGTATCTGCTGCGCGACGGTGAGCTGACCCAGATCACCAAGGACGACACCTTCGTCCAGACGCTCGTCGACGAGGGACGGATCACCGCCGAGGAGGCGCACAGCCACCCGCAGCGGTCGCTGATCATGCGGGCGCTGACCGGCCACGAGGTGGAACCGACGCTGATCATGCGGGAAGCCCGCGCCGGCGATCGCTATCTGCTGTGCTCCGACGGCCTGTCCGACCCGGTCAGCCAGGAGACCATCGCCGAAGCACTGCAGATCCCCGACGTCGCCGAGAGCGCGGATCGGCTCATCGAATTGGCGCTGCGCGGGGGCGGCCCGGACAACGTGACCGTGGTGGTCGCCGACGTCGTCGACGTCACGTCCTACGACTACGGCCAGACCCAGCCGATCCTGGCCGGCGCGGTGTCCGGCGACGACGACCAGAGCGCCCCGCCCAATACCGCCGCGGGCCGCGCATCAGCGTTCAACCCCAAGCGAACAGCCGCCAAACGTGTTGTGCCGCAACCCGAAGAACCGCCGCCACGACCTCGGTCACGGCGGCGAATGTACATTGCGGCCGCCGTCGTCGTGCTGCTCGTCCTGGCCGGTCTGGCGGTCGGCCGCGAAATCATCCGTTCCAATTACTACGTCACCGAACACGAGGGCATCGTGTCGATCATGCGTGGCGTGCAGGGCTCGTTCCTCGGCTACCCGCTCCAGGAGCCCTATCTGCTGGGCTGCCTGAACGCCCGCAACGAATTGTCCTTGATCAGTGCCGGCCAGACCAGCGACAACCTGGGCTGCCGGCTGCTTGCCGTGGCCGACATGCGGCCCTCCGAACGCGCCCAGGTGATCGCCGGGCTGCCGTCAGGCTCACTCGACGATGCCATCCGCCAAATCGAGGAACTGTCACGCAGTTCGGTGCTTCCGGTCTGTGCCCCCCGCACCACCACCCGGCAACCGGCCCCGAGCCCGACCACGTCACCAGGCGCTCCCCCACCGGCCACGACCGGCCCCGCCCCGACGCCGACACCGAGCCCACGTCCCGGTGCCACCCCCGGCCCGGCGCCTGAGACGCCCCGCACGGTCACCTCTCCGGCACCTGCACCGCCGCCTCCACCGCCCCCTCCCACGGTGACCGCCCTACCCCCGCCACCACCTCAACCGGGAACGAACTGCCGGGAAGTGGCATGA
- a CDS encoding FHA domain-containing protein: MQGLVLQLTRVGFLLLLWLFIWSVLRILRTDIYAPSGSVMVRRGLALRGSLLPNRTRRHVARQLVVTEGALTGTRIPLGTQPVLIGRADDSTLVLTDDYASTRHARLSPRGPEWYVEDLGSTNGTYLDRAKVTTAVRVPMGTPVRIGKTVIELRP, from the coding sequence ATGCAGGGCCTGGTACTGCAGCTGACCCGCGTCGGCTTCCTGTTGCTGCTGTGGCTGTTCATCTGGTCGGTGCTGCGCATCCTGCGCACCGATATCTACGCGCCCTCGGGCTCGGTGATGGTGCGCCGCGGGTTGGCCCTGCGCGGGTCGCTGCTGCCCAACCGGACCCGTCGCCACGTGGCGCGCCAGCTCGTGGTCACCGAAGGCGCGCTGACCGGCACCCGCATCCCGTTGGGCACCCAGCCGGTGCTGATCGGAAGGGCGGACGATTCCACACTGGTGTTGACTGACGACTACGCCTCCACGCGCCATGCCAGGCTCTCGCCACGAGGTCCGGAGTGGTATGTAGAGGACCTAGGATCAACCAACGGTACATACCTCGACAGGGCGAAGGTGACGACGGCGGTACGGGTTCCGATGGGCACACCGGTGCGAATCGGCAAGACGGTGATCGAGCTGCGCCCGTGA
- a CDS encoding FhaA domain-containing protein — protein MGLVDRFERKLEDSVGNAFARVFGGSIVPQEVEALLRREADTGTREIPGGHILAPNDYVITLSVPDYHKVSADPDITSTTFAKHLEGYIHEQGWQTYGDVVVRFEQSPNLHTGQFRARGAVNPDSTTDRSVPPPRQDSSPAEPGVPPMTDNPSYRGGPGQGRPADDYYDERYNRPDDRGYPPPPPAEQGYPQQGEHAYPPPRGGYPDQGGYPDQGGYPPQSYEQRPPAGYGPPQGGYPDQGYRPGPGGYGPPPGGGQHGYGGPAGDYDYGRPPGRHEEGGYGAPPRPGYPDQGGYPDQGGYPDQGGYGGPGGYGRQEYGQPDYGRYAEPAAGYGDQGYTDQGYGAGGYGGGGYGAAQGEYPSAGATVTLQLDDGSGRTYQLREGTNVIGRGQDAQFRLPDTGVSRRHLEIRWDGQVALLSDLNSTNGTTVNNAPVQEWQLADGDVIRLGHSEIIVRVH, from the coding sequence GGCAATGCCTTCGCCCGTGTCTTCGGCGGATCGATCGTTCCGCAGGAGGTAGAGGCGCTGCTGCGCCGGGAAGCCGATACCGGCACCCGGGAGATCCCGGGCGGCCACATTTTGGCACCGAACGACTACGTCATTACCCTCAGTGTGCCTGACTATCACAAGGTGAGTGCCGATCCGGACATCACCTCGACCACGTTCGCCAAGCATCTGGAGGGATACATCCATGAGCAGGGTTGGCAAACGTATGGTGATGTGGTCGTCAGATTCGAGCAGTCACCCAACCTGCACACCGGACAGTTTCGCGCGCGTGGCGCGGTCAATCCTGACTCCACCACGGATCGATCGGTCCCGCCGCCTCGACAAGACTCGTCCCCCGCAGAACCAGGAGTACCACCGATGACCGACAACCCGAGCTATCGCGGCGGCCCAGGACAGGGCCGGCCCGCAGACGATTATTACGACGAGCGCTACAACCGTCCGGATGATCGCGGCTATCCCCCACCTCCCCCGGCTGAGCAGGGCTATCCCCAGCAGGGTGAGCACGCTTACCCGCCGCCGCGCGGCGGTTACCCCGACCAGGGCGGCTACCCGGACCAGGGCGGCTACCCGCCGCAGTCCTACGAGCAGCGTCCCCCGGCCGGCTACGGCCCGCCCCAGGGCGGCTACCCGGACCAGGGCTACCGGCCCGGTCCCGGCGGGTACGGCCCGCCCCCCGGCGGTGGCCAGCACGGCTACGGCGGCCCGGCCGGCGACTACGACTACGGGCGTCCTCCCGGACGCCATGAGGAGGGCGGCTACGGCGCCCCGCCCCGACCGGGGTACCCGGATCAGGGTGGCTACCCCGACCAGGGCGGCTACCCGGATCAGGGCGGTTACGGCGGTCCGGGCGGTTACGGCCGCCAGGAATACGGCCAGCCCGACTACGGCCGCTACGCCGAGCCGGCCGCCGGCTATGGCGACCAGGGCTACACCGACCAGGGCTACGGTGCCGGCGGCTACGGCGGCGGAGGGTATGGCGCCGCCCAGGGCGAGTACCCGAGCGCCGGCGCGACGGTCACGCTGCAGCTCGACGACGGCAGCGGCCGCACCTACCAGCTGCGCGAAGGCACCAACGTCATCGGCCGTGGTCAGGACGCCCAGTTCCGGCTGCCCGACACGGGTGTGTCACGTCGGCATCTAGAAATCCGCTGGGACGGGCAGGTCGCGCTATTGTCAGACCTCAACTCCACCAACGGCACCACGGTGAACAACGCTCCGGTCCAGGAGTGGCAGCTGGCAGACGGCGACGTCATCCGGCTGGGCCATTCCGAGATCATCGTCCGCGTTCACTGA